The sequence GCCTCAGGGAACAGTGGGCGCCGTGCCCTTGGGGTGCTGTTAGAGCACACAGGTTGATGTGCTCGGCCTGTGCCAGGCTGGGTATTCGCACAGGTACATGTACGTGCCTGTGTCCCTGTCTGAGGGgtcatgtatatgcatgtgtgtgtgcctgggcatgTGTAGCGGGGGCCGGGCTTTCCTGTGATCACTGGCTGACTCATGCTCCTGCCACCCGGGTGAAGTCATCGCCCATTTTTAGCTCCCTGAGGTCATTTGCTAGCAGGGACTCTTGGGGCCTCGGGATCCTACTGCCGAGCTGCTAGGCTGGGGCTGATGGGTGATGCCGCACGGTTGCCAGGTCTTGCTGGGGGGGACCTGGCTCCCCTGGACCACCTCAGCTCTGCTTGTCAGACCTGCACCACAGCCTTGGTGGGAGGGATAAGCTGGGCCACAGAGTGGCATCTGGGTCCTGAGATGTCCTCCCCTTTTCGTCTCTCCCTTACCCCCACTGCCTACCTAGGGAGGAGGGGGCTCTTCTCTGAGTCTTTAATAGATGTAAATATATGCATCTATGAGGGGCCACATCCCACTGGCAGAGTGTCCTGGGTAACATCCCCTCAGTCTTGCTGCATACCCTCCTCACCCTGTTGCCAGAACTGCAGCCCCTCGGTGCCTGGGCACCTGCTTGAACTCTGATGAGCTCCCCCAGGGCCCAGCAGAGAGAGCTCAGGGCCTGACACACATTTGCCAGATACAGATGGGGTAGCCCAGCCCCAGCAGTGATGGGCCACACAAGCCTTCTCCTGCTTCAGAGCAGTCCCAGCTCCCCAGTGCCTTTGGAGAAGAGCCCAGCCTGCCCTGCGTGGCGGCATACCAGTTGTCCCCACTCTAGGCctcagtctatttttttttttctcagggAACAGGtccccttttcctagccaggcaTTCCACGTACATTTCAAGACTGAGGGTGAGATGAGGCCCAAAGGCTTCCTTGCCAGATTGCCTTCTCTGGGGATGCTTGAAATCCCACTTGCACTGTGAAGTTCTAGGTAAATCCTCTCCCCCTgccaggcctcagttttcccatctataaagtTACCTGTCATCCTCTAAGACCCTGCCCCTGGGAGAGGGGGAGGTACCTTCTGTGGCCACCTCTTTCCTCTGTCAGTGAGCCTGAGGGATACACCTGTCCTAACATGTTGGTGCGGGCCCCTTCCTGGACCCCTGCACTGCGTGCATTTGGGGGTCAAGTATTCCACCAGGATAGGACCCTGACCTGGGGAGGCTTCCTAGCCCACAGGCCTTGGTAGGCAGGTCCTGAGGGCAGCGCTGAGTATCTAGCCAGGctcacctcccaggcccaagaatgggcagagtctccctctggaGCCTGGCAGAGAGCTTGGTGTCTGTGCAGGCCCCAGGGGGCCCAGGCAAGGGACCCATTGTGCAGGGACCAggggcctgggccacagagcgggGCCTGTCCTCCTGCTGACCCTGCCCTGGCTGCCTGGGAATGTGCTCCCCCTCACCCACCCACCAGGGCTTGGGTTTCAGCTCCTGCCCGTCCTGGCTAGATGCCAATCCCCGGATGTTGGTGCCATGTGGCCCTGGGGCCAGGCACCTGTGCAGTCAGAGGCCCAGAGCAGGCTGTGGGTCTCAGGTCCTCAAGCCACTCAGCGCAGCAGGGGTTGGGCCTGGCTCTGATGTGGGCCAGCCTatcctctttgagcctcagttttcccactgGCAAGTCTAGTCAGTAGTCATGTGGATAGAAAAGTCTCAGTCCAGAGCTGTCTTGCCTAGAATTCCAGTGTCGTCACCCCATGCAGAATGGTGGCAAGGGCACCCATAGGCTCAAATCCACTGTGTCTGATCTCTGATACGATGCCCAGAGTCTCAGTCACTGGGGGCGCCAGCCACTGGCCTGAGGTAGGGCCAGGCTGTGCCTACACAACACTAAAGAATGTCTGGGCTGGAAAGAGTAAGGATATATTGGTGCTACAGGTGCATAGAGTGTTCTAGGAACTGCGTATTTCTGTCCCTTGAGGGCGTCTGGCTGGCGTTGGTGGCGGGAACCTTAGTATGGCCATAGTAGTCAGTAGGCAGTGCTGAAACAGCCCCCACAAGGCTTCTATACTCAAGGTTTCTGGGGTAGGTGAGGGAGGAGGCCCCAGGACACCATGATGTCCCAGCTAGGGGTGGCGGGTGACATCAGGAATGCATCCCGCAGGTCTCACTGGCACCTCGTGGGGCCTGGAGGAGCCTGTGGCAGCCAGGCCATGCAGCTTGGGGAGGGCCCTCTAGACTTCACCCCCAGGGTCTGTGGCCTTATCTGCCAACTCAGCCTGAGGAGGCGTGGGATGGGGGTCCAGCCCCAGGGTCACCCCAGGATGGGGTGCCAGGGCAGGGTTAGCACCTTGATGTTCAGAGGGCAAGAACTTATTGCTGTCCTTACTAGCTTGGGCCGAGACAGGCCCTGGGGTGGGTGGGTTTAGGACCAGGAGGAAGGCACCCTGGTGTGCTGGCCAGCACGAGCTGAGGCAGAGCTGCTGTGCGTGGGGACCTGCACTCCAGGGATGATTGAGCAGCAGGCCTGCCCACCAGTGCCCCTCCTTGCCCCAGGAGCAGAGCCCAGGCAGCCAGGCCTCACTGGCCACGATGCCGGAGGCGCCTGATGTGCTGGAGGAGACCGTGACGGTGGAGGAGGACCCCGGCACACCCACTTCCCACGTGTCTATTGTCACATCTGAAGATGGCACGACCCGGCGCACCGAGACCAAGGTATGGACGGGCCCAGGCAGTGGGTAGGTGAGCAGGGCCAGGCTGCTGCAGCTGTCTCACCTGCAGAGTGGACATGGAAGCTTGCCACCGGGGGCCTCATTGCTCGAGTGGGAAATTAAGGCCAGCCAGGCCccaacaaagcagtttctaggCCTCTCGGGCTACCCCACCTACCTGCCTATTCATCTACCAGGTCACCAAGACTGTCAAGACGGTGACCACTCGGACAGTACGCCAGGTGCCTCTGGGCCCAGACGGACTCCCCCTGCTGGATGGCGGCCCCCCACTAGGCCCTTTTGCCGATGGTGCCCTGGACCGGCATTTCCTGCTGCGTGGTGGTGGCCCGGCGGCCACACTCTCTCGAGCCTACCTCAGCAGCGGGGCTGGCTTTCCCGAAGGCCCCGAGCTCCGGGACAGTTCCAGCTATGGCAGCCTGTCCCGAGGGCTGGGTGTGCGGCCCCCACGTGCTGGCCCCCTTGGCCCAGGCCCTGGTGATGGCTGCTTCACACTGCCTGGCCACCGGGAGGCCTTCTCAGTGGGTCCTGAGCCTGGGCCACCAGGTGGCCGCTCCCTGCCCGAGCGCTTCCAGGCAGAGCCGTATGGCTTGGAGGATGACACGCGCAGCCTGGCCGCTGATGACGAGGGTGGCCCTGAGCTGGAGCCTGACTATGGCACGGCCACGAGGAGGAGGCCTGAGTGTGGGCGGGGCCTTCACACCAGGTGAGCTGCACCCCGTTCCCTGTGGCTACCTCCTCTGGGAAGTCCACCCTCCACCCAACTACAGAGTGCCCCACTTGTCAAGTGGCTGCAGTTGAGTTAGTCATGTACGTTAGTTTGAATTGGCCTTGGCTCTTgtcagggagagaagaaaggtgGACCCTGGGGTGGTAGGAGTTCGGCTGGACACCATCCTGCAGGCCCAGGGCCTAGGAAAAGCTGGGAAGAGTGCCGACCACCGGCCTTGCTCATCCACACTCTGGGTAACCAGAACCCAGAGCCCTGGCCCTTGTCACAGCCCATGATTCTGTCCCCATTgccctcagtttctgcatctctGGAGTGGGGACGTGACCACAGCCCGGGTCTGGATTCTGTTGTGTGACCCTGGCCAAGTCACCTGACCACTCCTAGCCTCAGGGCAGTGGGTTTGATGACAGCAACCCACAGGGCTACTGAGAGTTAAGGAGATCTTGTGCCCCAAGGGCCTGGTGGCCTGAACACCCCTCGGGTGGTCCTACTGGGATGGCTTCATGTGGAGAGAGCCATCTACCCCCTCTCCATCCTGACACAGCCAGAGATGGGCCTCATGGAAGATGGGGTGGTTTCGTGGAAGGGAGGTGGGTCTCTCCAGCAGCCCTAGCACATATCGCACAGAAACATGTTTTGCTTGGGATCGGGGAACACTGCCTGGTGACAGCAGTGAGTGAGCTTGCTGTCCTGGGAGGGTTGCCTGGGTCCTGATAGCCTCTGGCTGGGGTTTGGCATTTGGCTATGAATTGGTTCTCACTGGGCTGGTGCATGactctctgtgtccccaccatgCTTCGGGCGGAGATGCAGGTGCTCTCAGCCCAGCCCTGCTGGGTGAGTTTGCAGTCCTGAAGAACGTGTCATGGGGCAGCTCAGAGGTGGGGCTGGCGGCTGCTGTGACGATGTCCACGCACCCCACTTGCCTGTGCAGGGCCTACGAGGACGCGGCAGTTGATGGCGGCGAGCTGACAGATGAACGGCCTGCGTTCCCAGCGGTGACGGCGCCCCTGGCCCAGCCTGAACGGGGCAGCCTGGGCAGCCTGGACCGGCTGGTGCGGCGCTCGCCCTCAGTGGATAGCGCCCGCAAGGAGCCGCGCTGGCGGGACCCTGAGCTGCCTGAGGTGCTGGCCATGCTGCGGCACCCCGTGGACCCCGTGAAGGCCAATGCGGCCGCCTACCTGCAACATCTGTGCTTTGAGAACGAGGGTGTCAAGCGGCGTGTACGGCAGCTGCGGGGGCTGCCACTGCTTGTGGCGCTGCTGGACCACCCGCGGGCTGAGGTGCGGCGCCGGGCCTGTGGGGCACTGCGCAACCTCTCCTATGGCCGTGACACTGACAACAAGGCCGCCATCCGGGACTGTGGTGGTGTGCCTGCCCTGGTGCGCCTGCTGCGGGCCGCCCGGGACAACGAGGTCCGCGAGCTTGTCACTGGTGAGTGGGACCTGGCCATGCCCACATCCCCTGGGAAGAGAAGAGTGCGAGGCTCAGCACGGGAGGAACGAGGCCACACGGCCTGCGACCGCCTGGGAGAGTGCCCGGTGGGCAGGAGTGCAGCCACTGAGACGCTTGCCCCAGGAGCCAGTCATCAGGCCCAGATGCTGTGACAGGCTCCCCAGTCTCTACCataggcaggaggcagacagtgGGCCCCTCAGGCATGTCCCCTCACCTCCTGCCCCCACAGAAACTCCCCTGGGACCTGCCTCCTTGGTTCCCACCCCAACAGTGCAGTGGTGGGGCTTGTGCCTTGTGGGACCTGAGGGACAGGTAGGGTCACCTGACCGTGTCTCTGTGAGGCCCTGTGGCCTCAGGAGTGTTAGTGCCACCTGCCGTGTGGCAGGGAATGGGTGGGACGGGACAGTACTGCCACACCCTTCTCTGCACCTCCTCCCCTTTGGGGTTCCTTCCTAGCTGGAAACCAGTACTGGTGTCCCTCAGAACCACTCACGGCTTTTGTTACTTCCTACTGTTCTGTGTGAGCTGGGACATGAGGAGAGTGGGACAGGTCCTGGGCGTGGCCACCTGGGGAGGTAGGCGGGCGGTGCATATGGTCAGCACGGGTTGGCCAATCGCACCCCACAGGCACACTGTGGAACCTGTCGTCATATGAGCCCCTGAAGATGGTCATCATTGACCATGGCCTGCAGACACTGACCCATGAGGTGATCGTGCCCCACTCAGGATGGGAGCGTGAGCCCAACGAGGACTCCAAGCCACGGGATGCTGAGTGGACAACTGTCTTCAAGAATACGTCGGGCTGCCTGAGGTGTGGACCAGGCCTGGTGCTAAAGCCTCAAGCACACCAGGCCCTGTCCTTGTGGTCCCAGATAGTGTGGAAGATGGCAGCAAGCTTAGGAGCACCAGAGCCTGGGAGCTTCAGAGCTGTGGCACAAGTCCTGTGGATGAGAAGTGGGGCCTGATGGGGCTGTACTCACCCCCAAGTGGTGCCCTAGTCTTCCCAGGGGCACCCTCTGGAGGGGTCTGTGTGGTACCATAGCCCTGCTTAGCTCTCACCTACCTTCCCATCACTTGACAGCCAGAGGGGAGCTGGGACCTCCCTGTTCATCTGCCTGGGAGGCTCATACCAGCCACCTGTGACCTCTGCCCTTCCCCTCCTACCCCTGGGAAGCCCTGCTGACTCCACAGAGTCCTGGGTCCCCACAGTCTTGCTTGTCCATCAGGGTGTTCCCCCGCAGCCCTGCAGGCTCTTGACCTTGGGGTAAGGTGGGGCCTAGAGCTGCCATTGGGGTGGCGAGGGACCCAGAATTGCCTATGCATAGGTTCAGGTCTCTCTGAGTCTACCTGTCCCTTTCTAGGtcagctgggaggcaggaaagCCCTGTCTTCCCCTGCCCAGCTATCCCCAGCCAAGACAGCTGTCTGCCAGGGCTCCCCTCCTGAGGCCGGGGGCAGTTCGCTTCTCCCACTTCGCTGAGCTCCAGGCTGTGGCGTCCTTTCCCAATAGTGCTAGGAGGGCAGCAGCAAGGGcctgttttgcagatgaagacAAGCCCATGAGGCCAGAGTGGGGCTGGGGAGTTTGTGATAGCCAGGGGTCACCTGACCTGCTCTTGGCCACACAGGAATGTGAGCTCTGATGGTGCTGAGGCCCGGCGGCGACTCCGGGAGTGTGAAGGGCTGGTGGACGCGCTCCTGCATGCCCTGCAGTCGGCAGTGGGCCGGAAGGACACGGACAACAAGGTGGGCAGGGACGGTCACAGCCTCATACCAAGGGCTGGAGAGACGATCATGCAGGTCCCGGGAGGCTGGAACTGTGGGAACAGCACAGGGGAATGGGTTTGTGGGTCTGGGGCGGCGTTCTGGGCATGGCCTGCCTCACAGTGACCACACTGAAGTAGGCACTGTCCTGCAGGCAGAAGATGCTCCATGAGGCAGGGGCTTCCTCCCATGGACCCTCCCTGGTGGTTACCGCCCTTTTGTCCCCCCGACTGAGGCCTCCCTGTCCCTTTGCTCCTGGTGCCTTCATGCACACCACCTGTGGCCAGTCTTTCCTGAGGGCTGGCCCTGTGCCTAGGGTGCCCTGCCCCAGCCACTCACCTCTCCCTGCAGTCGGTGGAGAACTGCGTGTGCATCATGCGGAACCTGTCCTACCACGTGCACAAGGAGGTGCCCGGGGCCGATAGGTACCAGGAGGCCGAGCCCGGGCCCCTGGGCAGTGCTGTAGTCTCCCAGCGCCGGAGGCGGGATGATGCCAGCTGCTTTGGTGGCAAGAAGGCCAAAGGTGGGTGGGGCGGACCGGGGTACCATCTCAACTCCTGCCCCAGCTGAAGGCTCTCTGTACACCCACAGCAGCCCATCATGGAGGCCAGAGGACATCTGCACAGCCCCCAACAGGCAGGCAGGGAAGCTGGGAGCCAAGGAGGCTGGGCTGCCCTGGGTCACATGGTTGACGGGGCCCAGGGTTGGGGGCCCAGGTCCAACCTTCCCCATCTACACTGTGGGACCTGCAGGGAGTACACAAGGGAAGCCTGGTGGTCCTACTGATGCCCAGACCCAGTCTCTATTCCGGGGAGAGTTCCACTCGCCCATGAGTTGAGAAAGAGCCATGGCTATTGCTGCCTGCTGACTGTTTACAGAATAGCTGTAGACTGCGTCCAACCTGTGGGGCAGTCACCCATCTGCCTGGGCAAGATGCCCTGCACACCTTCTCTACCGCACTAGCGGGGTGTAGGTTCCCGGGACCTCCCCAGCAGCTGTGGGCGACCTGTGCaccacctgcccctgccccactgACCCTAGGCCTCCTCCTCGTCCCACTGGTGGGTGCTCAGCACCCAGAAGTGATGGGATGAGGTTCCACATGCTGCTTGCTTGATCCAGGCTGTGCAGTGGGAACCTGAGGCCTCTGGGAGGGCATTGGGGGGGGGTGATGAGTGCTGCCTGCTCAggctcctctcctctctcctctgcttcCTCCGGCTGCCCAGAGGAGTGGTTCCACCAAGGTGAGTCCCTTTTTATCCTGCTCTCCAGGCCTGGCATGTGCAGTGGGCACCTGGGAAGAGGCAAGCACATTCCAGCCCCAGGGCCCTGCCCCACCCTTGGCTTCATCACTCGGGCTGCCATCTTTATGACAGTGGCAGGTGGGAAGGCCAAGGGGCTCATTTTATAACCTCAGACTTGCCTACCTGGGCAGAGCCGGGCAGAGCCAAGAGTGGGCAGGGCCCGGGGATACTTGTCTCTAGGGGCACCAGGGAGCAGTCTGTTTCTCTGATAGAATGGGGCAGCATGTGGCTCAAAGGGATACAAGGGTCCCGTGAGGGTGAGCAGGGCAGGGACCTCAGGTCATCTGGCTCCACTCTGCTGCCTTGTGAGGGGGTAGAAGTGTCATCTGAGATGGGAGTGTGGCTGAGAGACAGTGGGCTCACTGTCACAAAGGTGTGCAAACCAGGGCTGCACAAATGTTAGGTGGGCTGCTGTGGGGTTTCTCCTGGCTAGTAGATCCTGGGACAATGTCCTGACCCCAGACTGGGGGAGTTTCCCCCTAGTTCTGCCTTACTGTGTGACCCAAGCGAGTCTTGTCCCGGTCAGCCTTCAGTTTCTCGGCTTGTATCCACCTGCCATCCAGCCAGGGCTCCTGGCTTCGTCGGTCTACATACCTGGCAGTTGCAAGGAAGCCACCGGGAGGGTCTGTGGTACAGCTTCCAGCACCTGGTGGGAGATGAGTCCTGGGATGTCCCCAGGCCCCATTGCCACCAACTCCTACCCCTAAACTGCCCAAACTCTGACAGTGGTGCTGCATTCTCACAGGTGCCCAGGCCTGGACATGGGGGTGCCTTTTGGGGCCTGGGTAGGAGAGAACTGTGCCCAACCCTTCTGACACACCCATGCCCCATATGGGGTCTGCGTCACCTCCTACACCACCTTTCCCTTCCAGGAAAGAAGGATGGTGAGATGGACCGGAACTTTGACACGCTAGACCTGCCCAAGCGAACTGAGGCTGCTAAAGGTGAGTGGGCTGAGATGAAGCCAGCTCCGCTGGGGGATGTCTGGGCTCAGGATTGCCCTGGTAGTGGAGCTTTGGGCCATCAAGCAGGCCTGGAGGGCCTCAGGgaacagatggggaaacaggccCATAGGTGCAGGATTTCCTGGAGGATTATTCAGCACTGGGACACCTGCTGAGGGTTTAGAATGGGAGGCAGTGCCATGGGTCATGTCAGGCAAGGTTGGGGGAGGAGACAGGCACAGAGAGGCCAGGGGCTTGCTCAGCCTCACGGTGCGTAAGAGGTGGGAAGGTTTGGAGGGACGCCCCCAGTGGAGGTAGGGCCTCCTGTGTTAGCCACAAAGCTGAGTTCACCTCGGGGCTGGGAGCCAGGCGGGCATTCTCACATCCAGGTTCAGAGGCTAGGCCAGACGAACACCTGCAGGGGCAGGGCAGTGCCTATTGGGTTGTGTGCTGGGATCTGGCCTGAGAGAGAGGTCTGCCCTGGTGGGGCCTAACCAGTTGGAAGAGCCTGCATGTCACCAGAGTGGAGGTCCCCAGCTGCAGGAGGGCTATGGGGAAGCATTACAGTTAAAGCAGGGCTGGTGCAGATATCCCAGCAGGGAATGTTTTTGGAGTATGTGGGAGCAGAAAGCCCAGCAGGGCAGGAGTAGAGGGAGCATGGGACGTGGGGACAGGAGGGGGTGATGAAATGTCACTGGGCGAGTACAGGGGAGATTGAGGTAGTATCCCAAGCCAGGCTGAAGCCCCTGTTTGGGGACAGGCAAGCTTGGAAGGCTGTCTTGACCCCCCATTTCTGGAGCACTGGGCAGAGCAGCAGGATGGCGTCTCAATTGCCCGGGAACCTGGAGTGGTTGCCAGGGAGAGTGCCTCCTGTTGCTAGGGCAGCTGCCCTGGTTGCACTGCATCAATTGACTTACAGAGTGGGGGCTCTATTGTCAGTGGGGGAGGGTGGGCCCTGTTGCTAGGGGGCGTGGCTCTGCACAGCTTCAGTTACTAGTGAAAGCAGGTTCTCTTGCTAGGGGTGTGGCCAATGCTGGTCTTGTTGCCAGGGAAGGTGGACCCTATTGCTAGGGGCGTGGCCAGGATACATAGCTTCAGGGACATACCGGGAAATGCGGGTCTTGTTGCTAGGAGAGCATTCCTGGTTGacgcctccctccccaccccaggcctcctGGATGCTCCTGCTGCCAGGCAGGTCCAACTGattgagcctcagtttgctcctctgtgaaatgggaacgCTTTTCCCCTTGGGTGACTATGTTGATAGTAAATATTACGTGACTCATCCACACCCATTCCTGGCCCCAGCTCACCCCCTGGGAGCTCTGAAGCGGGAAGCGGGAGGGGTATGATGGATGAGAGCAGATTCTGGGTGACCGTGGATGGCGATTGCCCTGCACCCAGGCTTTGAGCTGCTGTACCAACCCGAGGTGGTACGTCTCTACCTCTCCCTCCTCACGGAGAGCCGGAACTTCAACACCCTGGAGGCTGCCGCCGGTGCTCTGCAGAACCTCAGTGCCGGCAACTGGATGGTgaggggccaggtgtggcagGGTGGGCAAGTCCTGAGAGAGGGAATCCCAGGCACCTCACTGGTGCAGCTCCTGCCTCGGCTGGCGGGAAAAGGAGGGCCCACCTCACCACCCCAAGATCCAAGAAGTGCATGGGCTGCGGGCACTGCGTGCACCCTGGACGGTGGGAAAGCCTGGTGGAGGTGCCGTTGAGCTTTTGGGGTAGGGCTTTGTCGGGCACGGGAGCAGGAAGGTTCAGCTGGAGGGAGCAGTCAGGATCTGGAGGTGGGAGAGTGCTTGGGGTGTATGGCTGAGCAACCCTCTCCCCACCTTCTCAGTGGGCCACGTACATCCGCGCCACAGTGCGCAAAGAGCGCGGGCTGCCGGTGCTTGTGGAACTGCTGCAGTCTGAGACCGACAAGGTGGTGCGCGCCGTCGCCATTGCCCTGCGCAACCTCTCGCTGGACCGGCGCAACAAAGATCTTATCGGTGAGGACGCCTGCAGAGCCACGCCTGGACACCGAACTATGCCTGCAGCTCTAGTCCCATGGGAGGGGGTTGGAGGATGAGTGGTTTGGGAGTCCAGGCCCCGCCCCTGTTGTTTGGGCGCTGGCCCACCTTAGGCAGCTCCAGTCCCTCTGGCCCTGTCTCTGAAGCTCAGCACCCTGCTCGCATGGTTCCTTGTGGCGGTCTCCAGGGGCTCTCCTGGCAGCGCCCCTAGCCCTCGCGGGATCCCTGCTCATTCCTGGAGGGGTGGGGCAGAGGCGTGTCCTGACACCTAGCCCTGCCCTTCAGGGAGCTACGCCATGGCCGAGCTTGTGCGGAATGTGCGCAATGCACAGGCTCCGCCGCGACCTGGGGCCCGCCTGGAGGAAGACACCGTGGTGGCGGTGCTCAACACCATCCACGAAATCGTGTCCGACAGCCTGGATAACACGCGCT comes from Macaca mulatta isolate MMU2019108-1 chromosome 10, T2T-MMU8v2.0, whole genome shotgun sequence and encodes:
- the ARVCF gene encoding splicing regulator ARVCF isoform X1, coding for MEDCNVHSAASILASVKEQEARFERLTRALEQERRHVALQLERAQQPGMVSGGMGGGQPLPMAWQQLVLQEQSPGSQASLATMPEAPDVLEETVTVEEDPGTPTSHVSIVTSEDGTTRRTETKVTKTVKTVTTRTVRQVPLGPDGLPLLDGGPPLGPFADGALDRHFLLRGGGPAATLSRAYLSSGAGFPEGPELRDSSSYGSLSRGLGVRPPRAGPLGPGPGDGCFTLPGHREAFSVGPEPGPPGGRSLPERFQAEPYGLEDDTRSLAADDEGGPELEPDYGTATRRRPECGRGLHTRAYEDAAVDGGELTDERPAFPAVTAPLAQPERGSLGSLDRLVRRSPSVDSARKEPRWRDPELPEVLAMLRHPVDPVKANAAAYLQHLCFENEGVKRRVRQLRGLPLLVALLDHPRAEVRRRACGALRNLSYGRDTDNKAAIRDCGGVPALVRLLRAARDNEVRELVTGTLWNLSSYEPLKMVIIDHGLQTLTHEVIVPHSGWEREPNEDSKPRDAEWTTVFKNTSGCLRNVSSDGAEARRRLRECEGLVDALLHALQSAVGRKDTDNKSVENCVCIMRNLSYHVHKEVPGADRYQEAEPGPLGSAVVSQRRRRDDASCFGGKKAKEEWFHQGKKDGEMDRNFDTLDLPKRTEAAKGFELLYQPEVVRLYLSLLTESRNFNTLEAAAGALQNLSAGNWMWATYIRATVRKERGLPVLVELLQSETDKVVRAVAIALRNLSLDRRNKDLIGSYAMAELVRNVRNAQAPPRPGARLEEDTVVAVLNTIHEIVSDSLDNTRSLLQARGVPALVALVASSQSVREAKAASHVLQTVWSYKELRGTLQKDGWTKARFQSAAATAKGPKGAPSPGGFDDSTLPLVDKSLEDEKTGSRDVIPMDALGPDGYSTVDRRERRPRGIGSAGEASEKEPLKLDPSRKAPPPGPSRPAVRLVDAVGDAKPQPVDSWV
- the ARVCF gene encoding splicing regulator ARVCF isoform X4, translated to MEDCNVHSAASILASVKEQEARFERLTRALEQERRHVALQLERAQQPGMVSGGMGGGQPLPMAWQQLVLQEQSPGSQASLATMPEAPDVLEETVTVEEDPGTPTSHVSIVTSEDGTTRRTETKVTKTVKTVTTRTVRQVPLGPDGLPLLDGGPPLGPFADGALDRHFLLRGGGPAATLSRAYLSSGAGFPEGPELRDSSSYGSLSRGLGVRPPRAGPLGPGPGDGCFTLPGHREAFSVGPEPGPPGGRSLPERFQAEPYGLEDDTRSLAADDEGGPELEPDYGTATRRRPECGRGLHTRAYEDAAVDGGELTDERPAFPAVTAPLAQPERGSLGSLDRLVRRSPSVDSARKEPRWRDPELPEVLAMLRHPVDPVKANAAAYLQHLCFENEGVKRRVRQLRGLPLLVALLDHPRAEVRRRACGALRNLSYGRDTDNKAAIRDCGGVPALVRLLRAARDNEVRELVTGTLWNLSSYEPLKMVIIDHGLQTLTHEVIVPHSGWEREPNEDSKPRDAEWTTVFKNTSGCLRNVSSDGAEARRRLRECEGLVDALLHALQSAVGRKDTDNKSVENCVCIMRNLSYHVHKEVPGADRYQEAEPGPLGSAVVSQRRRRDDASCFGGKKAKGKKDGEMDRNFDTLDLPKRTEAAKGFELLYQPEVVRLYLSLLTESRNFNTLEAAAGALQNLSAGNWMWATYIRATVRKERGLPVLVELLQSETDKVVRAVAIALRNLSLDRRNKDLIGSYAMAELVRNVRNAQAPPRPGARLEEDTVVAVLNTIHEIVSDSLDNTRSLLQARGVPALVALVASSQSVREAKAASHVLQTVWSYKELRGTLQKDGWTKARFQSAAATAKGPKGAPSPGGFDDSTLPLVDKSLDGYSTVDRRERRPRGIGSAGEASEKEPLKLDPSRKAPPPGPSRPAVRLVDAVGDAKPQPVDSWV
- the ARVCF gene encoding splicing regulator ARVCF isoform X2 translates to MEDCNVHSAASILASVKEQEARFERLTRALEQERRHVALQLERAQQPGMVSGGMGGGQPLPMAWQQLVLQEQSPGSQASLATMPEAPDVLEETVTVEEDPGTPTSHVSIVTSEDGTTRRTETKVTKTVKTVTTRTVRQVPLGPDGLPLLDGGPPLGPFADGALDRHFLLRGGGPAATLSRAYLSSGAGFPEGPELRDSSSYGSLSRGLGVRPPRAGPLGPGPGDGCFTLPGHREAFSVGPEPGPPGGRSLPERFQAEPYGLEDDTRSLAADDEGGPELEPDYGTATRRRPECGRGLHTRAYEDAAVDGGELTDERPAFPAVTAPLAQPERGSLGSLDRLVRRSPSVDSARKEPRWRDPELPEVLAMLRHPVDPVKANAAAYLQHLCFENEGVKRRVRQLRGLPLLVALLDHPRAEVRRRACGALRNLSYGRDTDNKAAIRDCGGVPALVRLLRAARDNEVRELVTGTLWNLSSYEPLKMVIIDHGLQTLTHEVIVPHSGWEREPNEDSKPRDAEWTTVFKNTSGCLRNVSSDGAEARRRLRECEGLVDALLHALQSAVGRKDTDNKSVENCVCIMRNLSYHVHKEVPGADRYQEAEPGPLGSAVVSQRRRRDDASCFGGKKAKGKKDGEMDRNFDTLDLPKRTEAAKGFELLYQPEVVRLYLSLLTESRNFNTLEAAAGALQNLSAGNWMWATYIRATVRKERGLPVLVELLQSETDKVVRAVAIALRNLSLDRRNKDLIGSYAMAELVRNVRNAQAPPRPGARLEEDTVVAVLNTIHEIVSDSLDNTRSLLQARGVPALVALVASSQSVREAKAASHVLQTVWSYKELRGTLQKDGWTKARFQSAAATAKGPKGAPSPGGFDDSTLPLVDKSLEDEKTGSRDVIPMDALGPDGYSTVDRRERRPRGIGSAGEASEKEPLKLDPSRKAPPPGPSRPAVRLVDAVGDAKPQPVDSWV
- the ARVCF gene encoding splicing regulator ARVCF isoform X11, giving the protein MPAELRQEQSPGSQASLATMPEAPDVLEETVTVEEDPGTPTSHVSIVTSEDGTTRRTETKVTKTVKTVTTRTVRQVPLGPDGLPLLDGGPPLGPFADGALDRHFLLRGGGPAATLSRAYLSSGAGFPEGPELRDSSSYGSLSRGLGVRPPRAGPLGPGPGDGCFTLPGHREAFSVGPEPGPPGGRSLPERFQAEPYGLEDDTRSLAADDEGGPELEPDYGTATRRRPECGRGLHTRAYEDAAVDGGELTDERPAFPAVTAPLAQPERGSLGSLDRLVRRSPSVDSARKEPRWRDPELPEVLAMLRHPVDPVKANAAAYLQHLCFENEGVKRRVRQLRGLPLLVALLDHPRAEVRRRACGALRNLSYGRDTDNKAAIRDCGGVPALVRLLRAARDNEVRELVTGTLWNLSSYEPLKMVIIDHGLQTLTHEVIVPHSGWEREPNEDSKPRDAEWTTVFKNTSGCLRNVSSDGAEARRRLRECEGLVDALLHALQSAVGRKDTDNKSVENCVCIMRNLSYHVHKEVPGADRYQEAEPGPLGSAVVSQRRRRDDASCFGGKKAKEEWFHQGKKDGEMDRNFDTLDLPKRTEAAKGFELLYQPEVVRLYLSLLTESRNFNTLEAAAGALQNLSAGNWMWATYIRATVRKERGLPVLVELLQSETDKVVRAVAIALRNLSLDRRNKDLIGSYAMAELVRNVRNAQAPPRPGARLEEDTVVAVLNTIHEIVSDSLDNTRSLLQARGVPALVALVASSQSVREAKAASHVLQTVWSYKELRGTLQKDGWTKARFQSAAATAKGPKGAPSPGGFDDSTLPLVDKSLDGYSTVDRRERRPRGIGSAGEASEKEPLKLDPSRKAPPPGPSRPAVRLVDAVGDAKPQPVDSWV